Proteins encoded together in one Bacteroidia bacterium window:
- a CDS encoding heme exporter protein CcmB: protein MSLFSEIRTQLELELRLESRNKFAMYSILLYVSGTVFICYLSFLGNLNAATWNALFWIILLFSAIQAASKSFLNQSRGNFIYHYSLLSPQALIVSKTIYNIGLMLVVALSGLLFFSIFLSNPVQDHVLYLISILLGAMGFASVLSMVSAIASRSGNNVGLMSVLSFPLLLPLLLTCIRLSKNAMDGLDWSVSYKLLIILLALNSITWVLSYLLFPYLWRE, encoded by the coding sequence ATGTCGTTATTTTCAGAGATACGCACCCAATTGGAATTGGAACTTCGGTTAGAAAGCCGAAACAAGTTTGCCATGTACTCCATTTTGCTTTATGTATCGGGCACGGTATTTATTTGCTATTTATCGTTTTTAGGCAACTTAAACGCAGCCACCTGGAATGCACTTTTTTGGATAATTTTATTGTTTAGCGCGATACAAGCGGCTTCCAAATCGTTTTTAAATCAAAGCAGGGGGAATTTTATTTACCATTATTCTTTGTTATCGCCACAGGCCTTGATTGTATCAAAAACCATCTACAACATTGGCCTAATGTTAGTAGTTGCCTTATCGGGATTGTTATTTTTCAGTATATTTTTATCGAATCCGGTTCAGGACCATGTTTTATACCTGATTTCAATCCTTTTGGGAGCCATGGGATTTGCCTCAGTATTAAGCATGGTATCGGCCATTGCCTCCCGTTCGGGGAATAATGTAGGCCTGATGTCGGTATTGAGTTTCCCTTTGTTATTACCGCTTTTACTTACCTGTATTCGACTTTCGAAAAATGCGATGGACGGATTAGATTGGTCAGTTTCCTACAAGTTATTGATTATACTTTTGGCTTTGAATTCGATTACTTGGGTATTGTCTTATTTGCTTTTTCCTTACCTTTGGCGCGAATAA
- the ccsA gene encoding cytochrome c biogenesis protein CcsA: MSFISNIKNLSKPTEKTIFGLAWWKWLSIVLLFYSVAAGFLGRVPALPILHETIRNLYFHVTMWFSMMILLTSGLVFSIMYLSGSNPRHDIYASESVNVGLLFGTLGLITGSIWAKFTWGAYWVNDAKLNGAAIGMLVYLAYVVLRNSMDEEQKRARIAAVYNILAYTMFMVFIMIMPRLVDSLHPGNGGNPGFGKYDLDSQMRLVFYPAVVGFALLGVWILQILVRIRIYKQKQLIKNFK; the protein is encoded by the coding sequence ATGAGCTTTATTTCCAATATAAAAAATCTCTCGAAACCTACCGAAAAAACCATCTTTGGTTTAGCCTGGTGGAAGTGGTTAAGCATCGTATTATTGTTTTACAGTGTAGCCGCAGGATTTTTGGGCAGAGTTCCGGCTTTACCCATTTTACATGAAACCATACGCAACTTGTATTTTCATGTAACCATGTGGTTTTCGATGATGATTTTACTTACTAGTGGATTGGTATTCAGCATCATGTATTTATCAGGCTCCAATCCGAGGCATGATATTTATGCATCCGAATCGGTGAATGTTGGTTTATTATTTGGCACGTTGGGATTAATAACCGGTAGTATTTGGGCCAAATTTACCTGGGGTGCTTATTGGGTGAACGATGCCAAGCTAAATGGAGCAGCCATAGGGATGTTGGTTTATTTGGCTTATGTGGTTCTAAGAAACTCTATGGATGAGGAACAGAAACGCGCAAGGATAGCGGCAGTTTATAATATTTTAGCATACACCATGTTTATGGTTTTCATAATGATAATGCCAAGGTTGGTAGATAGTTTACATCCCGGCAATGGAGGAAATCCAGGATTTGGAAAATACGATTTGGATAGTCAAATGCGATTGGTATTTTATCCGGCAGTAGTAGGATTTGCCTTATTAGGAGTATGGATTTTACAAATTTTGGTTAGAATTCGAATTTACAAACAAAAGCAATTAATCAAGAACTTCAAATGA
- a CDS encoding cytochrome c maturation protein CcmE: MKTTHIIGIIVIAIAIGAILCTLNDSSTYANFLEATEHTGKEYHVVGKLDKGKEFEYNPQVNANLFTFYMVDNQGIEKKVYFNGAKPQDFEKSEQIVVVGKMLDSGEFACSKILMKCPSKYNDPNGQGMKEFNANS; the protein is encoded by the coding sequence ATGAAAACAACTCATATTATTGGAATTATAGTAATTGCTATAGCTATTGGGGCCATTTTATGTACCCTCAACGATAGCAGCACTTATGCCAACTTTTTAGAAGCTACCGAACATACCGGAAAAGAATACCATGTAGTTGGAAAGCTGGACAAAGGCAAGGAATTTGAATACAATCCTCAGGTGAATGCCAATTTATTTACCTTTTACATGGTAGATAATCAAGGAATAGAGAAAAAGGTGTATTTCAATGGTGCAAAGCCACAAGACTTTGAGAAATCGGAACAAATTGTGGTGGTAGGAAAAATGTTGGACTCGGGCGAATTTGCCTGTTCAAAAATACTGATGAAATGTCCGAGCAAATACAACGATCCGAATGGGCAAGGCATGAAGGAATTTAACGCCAACAGCTAA
- a CDS encoding phosphoribosyltransferase, which yields MEERIQILDHGKIQLKTSRIARHLLEDFYQEHEIVLVGIKGSGFEFAKRIAAELQKVSPETSILLGDLYIDKKNPNLQSTYSDISSEVANNKVVVVIDDVLNTGKTLLYGVTHFLGYQPKCIKTAVLVDRSHNDFPIKADYIGFPMATTLMEHVKVVFEENDSKAYLE from the coding sequence ATGGAGGAAAGGATTCAAATTTTAGACCATGGTAAAATCCAGCTTAAAACCAGCAGGATTGCTCGCCATTTACTAGAAGATTTTTACCAAGAACATGAAATAGTTTTGGTAGGAATTAAAGGTAGTGGATTTGAATTTGCAAAAAGAATAGCTGCGGAGTTACAAAAAGTAAGTCCGGAAACTTCCATATTACTAGGAGATTTATACATTGACAAGAAGAATCCAAATTTACAAAGCACTTATTCGGATATATCATCGGAAGTTGCCAATAACAAGGTGGTGGTAGTAATTGACGATGTTTTGAATACCGGCAAAACCTTGTTGTATGGGGTAACCCATTTCTTGGGCTATCAACCCAAATGCATCAAGACAGCAGTGTTGGTTGATCGAAGCCACAATGATTTCCCAATCAAGGCTGATTACATAGGATTTCCCATGGCTACAACCTTAATGGAACATGTGAAGGTTGTATTTGAAGAAAACGATTCAAAAGCCTATTTAGAATAA
- a CDS encoding ammonium transporter, giving the protein MKIRYGQIALVILFLLAIAAVLIPTTHPSSDSLGSTADTAWILTASAFVLVMTPGLSFFYGGMVSKKNVISTMLQSFISLGVISLLWYAFGFSLAFGESIGGIIGNPFTYAFFNNVGTAPHPVMGAKIPFLLFAAFQLKFAIITPALITGSFAERVRFWAYLLFMCLFSLLIYCPLAHWTWHPNGILYKLGVLDFAGGTVVHISAGFAALAGALVLGRRKTHLENGHATTPANIPFVLLGTGLLWFGWFGFNAGSSLEANQTAVLAFVNTNIASATAMLCWIIIDTVKGLKPSALGACIGAVVGLVAITPAAGFVSIGASVFIGVFSAAISNYAVHWKSNKTTIDDTLDVFPCHGMGGITGMIFTGVFAQNGGLITGSTTLFFNHLLALVLVSVFTFGGSFLLYKLTDVLIPLRVGEDKEDLGLDLSQHGESID; this is encoded by the coding sequence ATGAAAATACGTTACGGTCAAATAGCCTTGGTCATCCTTTTTTTATTGGCCATTGCGGCAGTATTAATTCCAACCACTCATCCAAGTTCAGATAGTTTAGGAAGCACCGCTGATACGGCTTGGATACTGACTGCCTCTGCCTTTGTTTTGGTAATGACTCCCGGACTTTCCTTTTTTTATGGAGGAATGGTATCCAAGAAAAACGTCATTTCAACCATGTTACAAAGCTTTATTTCCTTAGGCGTTATCAGTTTACTGTGGTATGCTTTTGGGTTTAGTTTGGCATTTGGAGAAAGCATAGGAGGAATTATTGGAAATCCATTTACATACGCCTTTTTTAATAATGTTGGAACAGCCCCTCATCCAGTAATGGGAGCCAAGATTCCATTTTTGTTATTTGCTGCATTTCAGTTAAAATTTGCCATAATAACACCTGCATTAATTACCGGAAGTTTTGCAGAAAGAGTGAGGTTTTGGGCCTACTTACTTTTTATGTGTTTGTTTTCTTTACTTATTTACTGTCCTTTAGCTCATTGGACCTGGCATCCGAATGGTATCCTATACAAGTTGGGGGTTTTGGATTTTGCAGGAGGAACGGTAGTGCATATTTCAGCCGGTTTTGCAGCTTTGGCAGGAGCATTGGTGTTAGGTCGTAGAAAAACACACCTTGAAAATGGGCATGCAACAACACCGGCAAATATTCCATTTGTATTATTGGGTACCGGACTATTGTGGTTTGGATGGTTTGGTTTCAACGCCGGCTCTTCGTTAGAGGCTAATCAAACAGCCGTATTGGCTTTTGTTAATACCAATATTGCTTCGGCAACTGCCATGTTATGTTGGATAATTATTGATACTGTAAAAGGATTAAAACCCTCTGCTTTGGGAGCTTGTATTGGAGCTGTAGTAGGGTTAGTTGCCATAACACCCGCGGCCGGATTTGTTTCTATAGGTGCCAGCGTATTTATAGGAGTATTTTCTGCTGCTATCAGCAATTATGCCGTTCATTGGAAATCAAATAAAACTACCATTGACGATACCTTAGACGTATTTCCTTGCCATGGCATGGGAGGAATAACCGGAATGATTTTTACCGGGGTATTTGCTCAGAATGGTGGATTAATTACCGGAAGTACCACCCTGTTTTTCAACCACTTACTTGCTTTGGTTTTGGTTTCGGTTTTTACCTTTGGTGGAAGTTTTTTACTTTATAAACTTACCGATGTATTAATTCCGCTAAGAGTTGGGGAAGACAAAGAAGACTTAGGTTTGGACTTAAGTCAACACGGTGAAAGTATTGACTAA
- a CDS encoding alanine dehydrogenase: MIVNQPNLSFSSVLLPKEETLEVGNLKKSLYIGLPKETNFQENRICLIPQAVSLLVNNGHRVVVESGAGLNAKFEDRAYSEAGAEIVYDKAEVYKADILLKISPPSLEEIELMQRKQVLFSALQLTVQPDDFLRRLLSKKVSAIAFDYVKDKEGIYPFVRSMSEIAGSTSILIAAEYLSSARDGRGLLLGGVAGIPPTRVVILGAGTVGEFAARAALGLGATVKIFDDSLYKLSRFQNDIGTRIYTSIIEPSILACELKTADVVIGAIRASSSRSPILVTEKMVSDMKPGSVIVDVCIDQGGCIETSEVTNHAKPVFTRHGVIHYCVPNIASRVAETASTALSNLFAPILIKMGENGGFEGFIRNDRGLRNGVYLFNGILTNKYLGDKYKLPYKDMNLLMSAF; encoded by the coding sequence ATGATAGTCAATCAGCCTAATCTTTCATTTTCTTCCGTTTTATTACCCAAAGAAGAAACTTTGGAAGTAGGGAATTTAAAGAAATCTTTATACATAGGACTTCCCAAAGAAACCAATTTTCAGGAGAATAGAATTTGTTTAATTCCACAGGCCGTTTCCTTGTTAGTAAACAATGGCCACCGGGTAGTTGTAGAAAGTGGAGCCGGTTTAAATGCCAAATTTGAAGACAGAGCATACAGTGAAGCCGGTGCAGAAATAGTGTATGACAAAGCAGAAGTATACAAAGCGGATATTTTACTAAAAATCTCTCCTCCATCGTTAGAAGAGATTGAATTAATGCAACGTAAGCAAGTATTATTTTCTGCCTTACAATTGACAGTTCAACCTGACGATTTCCTTAGGCGTTTGCTTTCAAAAAAAGTATCGGCAATAGCCTTTGACTATGTCAAAGACAAAGAAGGAATTTATCCTTTTGTAAGATCGATGAGCGAAATTGCAGGATCTACCTCTATTCTAATAGCTGCGGAATACTTAAGCAGTGCTCGAGATGGAAGAGGATTGCTATTGGGGGGAGTAGCAGGAATACCTCCAACCAGGGTGGTAATATTAGGAGCAGGAACGGTTGGAGAATTCGCGGCAAGAGCAGCATTAGGATTGGGCGCTACAGTAAAGATATTTGATGATAGTTTGTACAAATTAAGTCGTTTCCAAAACGATATCGGCACACGGATTTACACCTCCATTATTGAACCTTCCATTTTAGCATGTGAATTAAAAACTGCTGATGTGGTTATTGGTGCTATTCGAGCCAGTTCTAGCCGTTCGCCTATTTTGGTAACAGAAAAAATGGTAAGTGATATGAAGCCGGGTTCGGTTATTGTGGATGTTTGTATTGACCAAGGCGGTTGCATTGAAACATCCGAAGTAACTAACCATGCTAAACCAGTATTTACCCGACATGGTGTTATTCATTATTGCGTTCCCAATATTGCCAGCAGGGTAGCTGAGACTGCCTCAACTGCATTAAGCAATTTATTTGCCCCCATTCTCATTAAAATGGGAGAAAATGGAGGATTTGAAGGATTTATCAGGAATGACAGAGGTTTGAGGAATGGTGTTTATTTATTTAATGGCATTCTGACGAACAAATACTTGGGAGATAAATACAAACTTCCTTACAAGGACATGAATTTATTGATGTCGGCATTCTAA
- a CDS encoding inorganic pyrophosphatase has translation MKISKQTFHPWHGVSPGEESPKVVNAFIEIVPTDAVKYEIDKESGILKVDRPQKFSNRVPALYGFVPQTYCGEKIAEYCSLQSGEQVLEGDGDPLDICIFTEFNIAHGNILLQAIPIGGLRLIDKGQADDKIIAVFVHDESYKTWKDISDCPTHILDRLKHYFLTYKNLPGSDSPTCRIENVYGREEALEVIRRSQEDYKNKFKTVSL, from the coding sequence ATGAAAATTTCTAAACAAACGTTCCATCCATGGCATGGTGTTAGCCCGGGTGAAGAAAGTCCTAAGGTGGTTAATGCCTTTATTGAAATTGTTCCTACCGATGCAGTTAAGTATGAAATTGATAAGGAATCTGGAATTTTAAAGGTGGATCGTCCACAAAAATTTTCTAATCGAGTTCCGGCTTTGTATGGTTTTGTTCCTCAAACCTATTGTGGAGAAAAAATAGCTGAATATTGCTCCTTGCAAAGTGGGGAGCAGGTTTTAGAAGGAGATGGTGACCCGTTGGACATTTGTATTTTTACTGAATTTAATATTGCTCATGGTAATATTTTACTTCAAGCCATTCCTATCGGTGGTTTGAGGCTAATCGACAAAGGACAGGCAGATGATAAAATTATAGCTGTTTTTGTACATGATGAATCCTATAAAACTTGGAAGGATATCTCTGACTGTCCAACCCACATTTTGGATCGGCTTAAGCATTATTTTTTGACCTATAAAAATTTGCCGGGTTCAGACTCTCCAACCTGCAGAATCGAGAATGTTTATGGACGTGAGGAAGCTTTGGAAGTTATCAGACGCAGCCAGGAAGATTATAAGAATAAGTTTAAAACAGTATCGCTTTAG
- a CDS encoding acyl-CoA carboxylase subunit beta gives MDLTFNKNEDANRLLARQLEQRLEKMALGGGKKRIEKEHEKGKLTARERIDLLLDADSSRIEIGAFAGDEMYKEHGGCPGGGVVVMIGYVSKRQCIVVANDATVKAGAWFPITAKKNLRAQEIAMENRLPIIYLVDSAGVYLPLQDEVFADKEHFGRIFRNNAILSSMGVLQIAAIMGSCVAGGAYLPIMSDEAMIVDKTGSIFLAGSYLVKAAIGEDIDNETLGGATTHSEISGVTDYKCLNDQDCLNRIRSIMDKVGDYDKAGFDRIKPKKPAKDPKDIFGILPDTRDKAYDMREIIDRIVDDSSFEEYKEKFGQSILCGLARIEGWAVGIVANQRKMVKSKKGEMQMGGVIYNDSADKVARFVMNCNQKKIPLVFFHDVTGFMVGSRSEHAGIIKDGAKMVNAMANSVVPKFTVVIGNSYGAGNYAMCGKAYDPRLMLAWPTAQIAVMGGAQAAKTLLQIQVSALKAQGKTIAPEDEKNLLETITQKYNETTSPYYAAARLWVDGIINPLETRKHLSLGIEMANHAPITKPYNVGVIQT, from the coding sequence ATGGACTTAACCTTTAATAAGAATGAGGATGCCAATCGCTTGTTGGCCCGACAGCTTGAACAACGTTTGGAAAAAATGGCTCTTGGGGGAGGAAAAAAAAGAATTGAAAAGGAGCATGAAAAAGGAAAATTAACTGCCAGGGAACGAATTGATTTGTTGTTAGATGCAGATTCTTCCAGAATAGAAATTGGTGCATTCGCAGGGGATGAAATGTATAAAGAACATGGAGGTTGCCCGGGCGGAGGTGTAGTGGTAATGATTGGATATGTTTCCAAACGCCAATGCATCGTAGTAGCCAATGATGCTACAGTTAAAGCTGGTGCCTGGTTTCCGATTACTGCCAAGAAAAATCTTCGCGCCCAGGAAATTGCTATGGAAAACAGGTTGCCAATTATTTATTTGGTTGACAGTGCCGGTGTTTACTTGCCTTTGCAAGATGAAGTTTTTGCTGATAAGGAGCATTTTGGTCGAATTTTCAGAAACAACGCCATTCTTAGTTCAATGGGTGTTCTTCAAATTGCAGCAATCATGGGTAGTTGCGTCGCCGGTGGTGCTTACCTTCCTATCATGAGCGATGAAGCAATGATTGTTGACAAAACCGGTAGCATTTTTCTGGCAGGTTCCTATTTAGTTAAAGCAGCCATAGGTGAAGATATTGATAATGAAACCTTGGGTGGCGCTACCACACATAGCGAAATCTCAGGGGTTACCGATTATAAATGCCTGAATGATCAGGACTGCTTGAATCGTATCCGTTCCATTATGGATAAAGTTGGAGACTATGATAAAGCCGGTTTTGATCGCATAAAGCCTAAAAAACCTGCAAAAGATCCCAAGGATATTTTTGGCATATTGCCTGATACTCGTGATAAAGCGTATGATATGCGGGAAATCATTGATCGCATTGTTGATGATTCGTCCTTTGAAGAATATAAAGAAAAATTTGGTCAATCCATCCTTTGTGGACTAGCCCGAATAGAAGGTTGGGCTGTTGGAATAGTGGCGAATCAACGCAAAATGGTCAAATCAAAAAAAGGTGAAATGCAAATGGGAGGGGTGATTTATAACGATAGCGCAGATAAGGTAGCTCGATTTGTTATGAATTGCAACCAAAAGAAAATTCCTTTGGTCTTTTTTCATGATGTTACCGGCTTTATGGTGGGTAGCAGAAGTGAACACGCCGGTATTATTAAGGATGGAGCAAAAATGGTTAATGCAATGGCTAATTCAGTTGTTCCTAAGTTTACCGTGGTTATCGGAAATAGCTATGGAGCCGGAAATTATGCTATGTGTGGTAAGGCTTATGATCCCAGGTTAATGTTGGCATGGCCTACTGCTCAAATAGCTGTTATGGGAGGAGCTCAGGCCGCTAAAACCTTGCTTCAAATTCAAGTTTCAGCACTAAAAGCACAAGGGAAAACCATTGCACCGGAAGATGAAAAGAACTTATTGGAAACAATTACACAAAAATACAATGAGACAACTTCACCCTACTATGCTGCCGCTAGACTTTGGGTGGATGGAATTATTAATCCTTTAGAAACCAGGAAACATCTTTCCTTAGGTATCGAAATGGCTAACCATGCCCCAATTACCAAACCGTATAATGTCGGAGTTATTCAAACCTAA
- a CDS encoding 2-oxoglutarate dehydrogenase E1 component, producing the protein MEKQAYVGSGDPAAIDQLYQSYLQDPNSVDISWQKFFEGFEFAQKFFPLKSGAETVTSPLLQKEFDVINLINAYRKSGHLFTKTNPVRERRKYTPTLSIENFNLSNADLETEFDAGRSIGLGKAKLKDIINHLHLTYCQSIGVEYMYIRRPDVIEWLQSKMEPNQNTTLLPIEKKRRILQMLNKASVFESFLHKKFVGEKRFSLEGAESLIPALDTLIGRGAELGVEEFVMGMAHRGRLNVLANILQKKYDDIFNEIEGKDYDDKSFEGDVKYHMGYTSQYPTDGGKSVGISLCPNPSHLETVNPVVEGISRAKLDHQYQNDYSKVCPILIHGDAAVAGQGVVYEVVQMAKLDGYKTGGTIHIVINNQVGFTTNYLDARSSIYCTDVGKVTLSPVFHVNGDDVEAVVYTMKLAMEFRQMFKGDVFIDLLCYRKYGHNEGDEPRFTQPLLYKTIASHPNPLQIYNAKLTEQGIVEAGLVKEMEKEFNEELQARLNASKEKNKTYITQFLQENWKGISKGFEEDFDLAVETGVSKDILLEIAKKISAIPEGKKFFKKIEKIQQDRHDMAFKTNKLDWGMGELLAYGSLLLEGHPIRFSGQDVERGTFSHRHAVIKLEDSEEEYIPLNNLSTNQANLQIYNSLLSEYAVLGFDYGYAMTCPNDLVIWEAQFGDFVNGAQIIIDQYLTSGEEKWKTMNGLVMLLPHGYEGQGAEHSSGRMERFLQNCTSENIQVANCSTPANLFHLLRRQLKRNFRKPLVVFTPKSLLRLPQCVSPIEDFTHGSFQEIIDINNPKPEQTERVLLCSGKIYYELVKRRDETGDTKTSIIRLEQLNPLPSKKLTALLAKYKKAKTWTWVQEEPENMGAWTHILRLWKDVKLELIARNASGTPATGSHDRHDLVQEILMERAFETTPIKQVKEKV; encoded by the coding sequence ATGGAAAAACAAGCTTATGTTGGAAGCGGTGATCCTGCCGCTATTGATCAACTATACCAATCCTATCTACAAGACCCTAATTCAGTAGATATATCCTGGCAAAAATTCTTCGAAGGATTTGAATTTGCACAAAAATTCTTCCCTCTGAAGTCAGGCGCAGAAACAGTAACCTCTCCGCTTCTGCAAAAGGAATTTGATGTCATTAATTTGATTAATGCCTATCGGAAAAGTGGTCATTTGTTCACAAAAACCAATCCGGTTAGGGAAAGAAGAAAATATACCCCTACACTTTCCATTGAAAATTTCAATTTGAGCAATGCAGATTTAGAAACCGAGTTTGATGCCGGCAGATCTATTGGTTTAGGTAAAGCTAAGCTGAAAGATATCATCAATCACCTTCATCTGACGTATTGCCAAAGTATAGGTGTAGAATATATGTATATCCGCAGACCGGATGTAATTGAATGGTTGCAATCCAAAATGGAACCCAACCAGAATACTACCTTATTGCCAATAGAAAAGAAACGCAGAATCCTTCAAATGTTAAACAAAGCTTCTGTATTTGAAAGCTTTTTACACAAGAAATTTGTAGGAGAAAAACGTTTTAGTTTAGAAGGTGCAGAAAGTTTGATTCCCGCTCTTGATACCTTAATTGGACGAGGAGCAGAATTGGGAGTTGAAGAATTTGTTATGGGAATGGCTCATCGTGGACGTTTAAACGTATTGGCGAATATTCTTCAAAAAAAATACGATGATATTTTCAATGAGATTGAAGGAAAAGACTACGATGACAAATCATTTGAAGGGGATGTAAAATATCACATGGGATATACTAGCCAATACCCAACCGATGGAGGTAAATCTGTTGGTATTTCGCTTTGTCCAAATCCTTCCCACCTTGAAACAGTAAATCCGGTAGTTGAAGGTATTTCAAGAGCTAAACTGGACCATCAATATCAAAATGATTATTCCAAAGTTTGTCCAATCCTAATCCATGGAGATGCAGCGGTTGCCGGACAAGGTGTTGTTTACGAAGTGGTTCAAATGGCCAAATTAGATGGCTATAAAACAGGGGGAACTATTCATATTGTCATCAATAATCAAGTTGGATTCACAACCAATTACCTGGATGCCCGCAGTAGTATCTATTGCACCGACGTTGGAAAAGTAACCTTAAGCCCTGTTTTCCATGTAAATGGTGATGATGTTGAGGCAGTTGTTTATACAATGAAACTAGCCATGGAATTTAGGCAAATGTTTAAAGGCGATGTTTTCATTGATTTATTGTGCTACCGGAAATATGGACACAATGAAGGTGATGAACCTAGGTTTACTCAACCTCTGCTCTACAAAACCATAGCCAGCCACCCCAATCCTTTGCAAATTTACAATGCGAAACTTACAGAACAAGGAATTGTTGAAGCCGGTTTAGTTAAGGAAATGGAAAAGGAATTCAATGAAGAACTCCAAGCCAGATTGAATGCTTCAAAAGAAAAAAACAAAACCTATATAACTCAATTCCTCCAAGAAAATTGGAAAGGAATTTCCAAAGGTTTTGAAGAAGATTTTGATTTAGCCGTTGAAACCGGTGTTTCCAAAGACATCCTGCTAGAAATAGCTAAAAAAATTAGTGCCATTCCCGAAGGAAAAAAGTTTTTCAAAAAGATTGAAAAAATCCAACAGGACAGACATGATATGGCTTTTAAAACTAACAAATTAGATTGGGGCATGGGCGAACTATTGGCCTATGGTTCCTTGTTGTTAGAAGGACATCCAATCCGGTTCAGTGGCCAAGATGTTGAACGTGGTACCTTTAGCCATAGACATGCCGTTATCAAACTGGAAGATAGTGAAGAAGAATACATTCCACTGAATAACCTATCCACCAATCAGGCTAATCTTCAAATTTACAATTCCTTACTTTCAGAATATGCCGTTTTGGGTTTTGATTATGGATATGCCATGACTTGCCCTAATGATTTGGTAATTTGGGAGGCTCAATTTGGAGATTTTGTTAATGGAGCTCAAATCATTATTGATCAATATTTAACAAGCGGGGAAGAAAAATGGAAAACCATGAATGGCTTAGTGATGCTATTACCTCATGGATATGAAGGTCAAGGTGCGGAACATAGCAGCGGAAGAATGGAACGCTTTTTACAAAACTGTACTTCCGAAAACATTCAAGTTGCCAATTGTTCCACCCCGGCTAATTTGTTTCATCTATTGCGCCGTCAGTTAAAACGCAACTTCAGAAAACCCTTGGTTGTTTTCACTCCAAAAAGCTTGTTGCGTTTGCCGCAATGCGTTTCTCCAATTGAAGATTTCACACATGGAAGCTTCCAAGAAATCATTGACATCAATAACCCCAAACCGGAACAAACTGAAAGAGTATTACTTTGCAGTGGAAAAATTTATTACGAATTGGTTAAACGAAGAGATGAAACCGGAGACACCAAAACCTCCATTATTCGTCTTGAGCAACTCAATCCGCTTCCTTCTAAAAAATTAACCGCCCTTCTTGCAAAATATAAAAAAGCCAAAACTTGGACTTGGGTTCAAGAGGAACCAGAAAACATGGGAGCTTGGACTCATATCCTTCGCCTTTGGAAAGATGTCAAATTGGAACTTATCGCCAGAAATGCAAGTGGAACACCTGCTACCGGAAGCCATGACAGACATGATTTGGTTCAAGAAATATTGATGGAAAGAGCCTTTGAAACTACCCCTATAAAACAAGTTAAGGAGAAGGTTTAA